The Ciconia boyciana chromosome 2, ASM3463844v1, whole genome shotgun sequence genome has a segment encoding these proteins:
- the PI15 gene encoding peptidase inhibitor 15 — protein sequence MTVIAAISCAFLFSILCETSALVLPNSTDLLLTNSNFTDIETALAAHLDSAKIPKARRKRYISQNDMIAILDYHNQVRGKVFPPASNMEYMVWDETLARSAEAWAATCIWDHGPSYLLRFLGQNLSVRTGRYRSILQLVKPWYDEVKDYAFPYPQDCNPRCPMRCYGPMCTHYTQMVWATSNRIGCAIHTCHNMNVWGSVWRRAVYLVCNYAPKGNWIGEAPYKVGVPCSACPPSYGGSCTDNLCFPGVTSNYLYWFK from the exons ATGACAGTAATCGCTGCAATCAGTTgtgctttcttattttccattctctgtGAAACAAGTGCATTAGTGTTACCCAACTCCACTGACCTACTCCTGACAAACAGTAATTTCACTGACATTGAGACGGCTTTGGCAGCTCATCTGGACTCTGCAAAAATTCCCAAAGCCAGGCGGAAGCGCTACATTTCACAGAATGACATGATTGCCATTCTTGATTATCATAATCAAGTCAGAGGCAAAGTCTTCCCACCTGCTTCCAACATGGAATATATG gtTTGGGATGAAACTCTTGCCAGATCTGCAGAGGCTTGGGCTGCTACATGCATTTGGGACCATGGACCTTCCTACTTACTGAGATTCTTGGGCCAGAACCTGTCTGTAAGAACGGGAAG GTATCGATCTATTCTCCAGCTGGTAAAGCCATGGTATGATGAGGTGAAGGATTATGCTTTCCCTTATCCTCAAGATTGCAACCCCAGGTGCCCCATGCGATGTTATGGACCCATGTGCACCCATTACACACAG atgGTTTGGGCCACTTCCAATCGTATAGGCTGCGCAATCCACACATGCCACAATATGAACGTCTGGGGATCTGTTTGGCGACGAGCTGTTTACTTGGTATGCAACTATGCCCCAAA gGGCAACTGGATTGGAGAAGCACCATATAAAGTAGGAGTCCCATGTTCGGCTTGTCCTCCAAGCTATGGAGGTTCTTGTACCGACAATCTTTGTTTCCCAGGAGTGACATCAAACTACTTATACTGGTTTAAATAA